The genomic stretch GCCAGGACCGGCCCGACCACCGCGACCAGGGAGTTCAGGCTGGTGATGGCGCCCTGCACGCGGCCCTGTTCGGACTCGCCCACCTGCCGGGAGATCAGGCCCTGAATGGCGGGGTTGGCGAGGCCCCCCAGCGCGCCCACGACCAGTGAGGCGTACAGCAGCGCGCCGCTGCGGGCCACGCTGAGCACCAGGAATTCCAGGACGCTGCTGACCAGTCCGGTCATGATGGTGCGCCGGTCCCCGAAACGCGCGATGAACGGCCCGATCAGGCCGCCCTGCACGGCGGCCGTAAGCAGCCCGAAGAAGGCCAGCGCCACCCCGTTCTGCCCTGGCGTCCAGGTCAGGACGCGTTCGGTGTACAGCACCCACGTGCTGAAGATCACCTGCCCGGCGAGGCCCAGCAGCACGAACGTCAGCGCCAGCGCCCGCAGGATCGGGTACTCGCCCAGCGCCTTCAGGGGCAGCAGGGGGTTCAGGTCGCCGCGCCGCATGGCCTTGCCGCGCGCACTGACCGGCAGGGATTCGGGCAGCACGAACAGGCCGTACAGGACGTTCAGGCCCGTCAGGGCGGCCGCGACCATGAACGGCACGCGCAGCCCGTACTCGCCCAGCAGGCCGCCCAGCGCCGGACCCAGGATGAACCCCACCCCGAACGTCGCGCCCAACAGCCCGAAGTTCTTCGCGCGGTCCTCGGGGGGCGACACGTCCGCGATGTACGCGTTCGCGACCGTCAGGCTCGCCCCGGTAATCCCCGCCAGGATGCGGCCCAGAAAGAGCCACGCGAGGTTCGGCGCGAACGCCAGCAGCAGGTAATCCAGGCCCATGCCCGTCAGCGCGAACAGCAGCACTGGCCGCCGCCCGAAGCGGTCACTCAGCACGCCCAGGATCGGCGCGAACACGAACTGCATCACCGCGTACGCCGCCGTCAGCAGCCCGATCGTCCGCGCGCCCGCCACCTCCGACCCCGCCAGTTCCTTCACCAACCCCGGCAGCACCGGAATGATCAGCCCGATCCCGATGATGTCGATCAGGGCGGTCAGCAGAATGAAGATCAGGGCAGCAGGACGGGCGCGCATACGGGGCAGTGTAGGGGGTCGCCGATCAAGGTTTCCTTCAGCCATCTCGCTTACCATCCGTTTACGTACAGGGCGTAAAATAAGCAGATTCGTTCGGGCCGCGCCCGCACCCTGCCCTCTCCCCCACCCCCGGAGGTCCCATGCTCAAAGTCCAGTCCAGTTACACGCCCGCCGGCGACCAGCCCACCGCCATCCGCTCCCTGGTGGATGGCCTGGACTCCGGCCTCCGGTTCCAGACCCTGCTCGGGGCGACCGGCACCGGGAAGTCGGTGGCGTGGCACGAGCCCGTCACCGTGGAGATCGCCGGGCAGGTACGCCGCCTCCCCATCGGTGAACTGATCGACGATCTGTTCGGATCTCCCGCCCAGGATGAGGATTCGCTGGAACTCCCGCCGCCCGACCCGATGCGGGTGCTGGCGTGGAACGCGGCGGACGGCGCGGTGGCGTGGCGGACGGTGACGGCCCTGACGCGGCACGGTGCGCCGGAGCGGCTGCACCGGCTGGTCACGGGGTGCGGGCGCGAGGTGACCGTCACGGCGGATCACAGCGTGTGGGTCCTGCGAGGCGGGCACGTTCAGCTGGTTGCAGGGGATGACGTGCGGCCCGGTGACGCGCTGCCGGTGCCCCGCCGGGTGCCGCAGCCGGACGGAACGGTCACGCATCTGGATACGCTGGCGCTGCTGGACGGTACGCCGTTCCACGTGGCGGTGCCGTACACGCCGGACCGCGACCCGGAGTGGCGTGCCCTCGTGCGCGGGCATCACGCCCGCCCGGACGGGAAACTGCACGCCCTTCGGCATGGGAAGAGGGGCGGTGGCCTGAGCGTCACGGCGGCCCGCGCGGCGGTCTCGCAGGGACTGGCCGTCGCCGCCGAGGCGCGCGTCTCGGCCCGGTCGGTCAGCGTGGCCGGGCAGCTGTCCCTGACCCCGGCGCTGGCACTGCTGCTCGGGCAGTACGTAGCGGAGGGGCACGCCGCGCCGGGCTGCGCGCTGATCTCCGTGCGGGACGCAGACGTGCAGGCGCAGCTCACGGCGGCGCTGCATGAGCTGGAGGCCGGGCACTTCCGCCGCGCGGACGGCGATTTCGTGCTGTCCGGGCGGGTGTGGCGGGAGGTGCTGGCCCGGCTGATGGGCGAGCGTTCCAGCGAGAAGCACCTGCCGGTGAACTTCGCGGCGTTCCCGGACGCGTTCCTGGCGGGCGTGCTGCGCGCGTACTTCGAGGGGGACGGCGGCGTGGACGGCGGTGCGGTCACGGCCGTGACGAACAGCGCGCGGCTGGCCGGGGAACTGGCCGAGGCTCTGCTGCGCTTCGGGGTGTGGGCGCGCCTGCGCGAGGTGCAAAAGCGCCGCCCGGACGGCACGCTCGGCACGTATCACAAGGTCACGGTGTCCGGCGCCCAGAACCTGCGGTCCTTCCAGGAGGGGGTCGGTTTCCTGAGCGCTCGCAAACGGGCGGCCCTTGCGGACCTGCTGGAGCGGACCGGTGAGGGCAACACGAACGTGGACGTGGTCCCCGGTGTGGGCGGGCGCCTGCTGGCCGAACGGGAGCGGGCCGGGCTGTCGCAGCGGCAGGTAGCGCAGGCGGCGGGCTGCACGCGCACGATGGTCTCGGCGGTCGAGTGCGGCGTCCGCGCCCCCAGTGCAGCCCTGTTCGGCCGCCTGTGCGAGGCGCTGAACGTGACCGACACGGCCTTCACAGGGCTGGCCGATGTCCACTGGTCGCCGGTCGAAACCAACGAGACGGTCGCACCTAGGACCGCCTTCGTGTACGACTTCAGCGTGGACGGCTTCGAGACCTTCCTGACCGGTCGGGGCGGCCTGTTCGTGCACAACACCTACTCCGTGGCGAAAGTCATCGAGGAAACCCAGCGTCCGGCGCTCATCATGGCGCCGAACAAGATCCTGACCGCGCAGCTGGCCAGCGAGTTCCGGGAGTTCTTCCCGGACGCGGCGGTGGAGTTCTTCATCAGTTACTACGATTACTACCAGCCCGAGGCGTACGTGCCGGGCAAGGACCTGTTCATCGAGAAGGACGCCAGCGTGAACCAGGAGATCGAGCGGCTGCGGCACAGCACCACGCGCAGTCTGCTGACGCGGCGGGACACGATCGTGGTGGCGTCGGTCAGCTGCATCTACGGTCTGGGCGACCCGAAGGAGTACACGGCGCTGAACCTGATCCTGAAGAAGGGCGGGCAGGTCAGCCGGGACGAGATTCTGGGGCGGCTGGTGAACATGCAGTACGAACGGAACGACATCGAGATGATGCCGGGCCGGTTCCGCGCGAAGGGCGAGATGATCGAGGTGTGGCCCGCGTACGACGAGCAGCCCCTGCGGATCGAGCTGTGGGGCGACGACGTGGAGCGCATCACGGTGGTGCATCCGCTGACGGGGGACCGGCTGGCGGAACTGGACGCGACGGTGGTGTACCCGGCGAAGCATTACGTGAGCAGCGCGGGGAACATCGAGCGGGCCATCGTGACCATTCAGCAGGAGCTGGACGAGCGGCTGGAGTACTTCCGGTCCACCGGGAAGCTGCTGGAGGCGCAGCGCCTGAAGGAACGCACGCTGTACGACTTGGAGATGCTCAAGGTGCTGGGGTACTGCTCGGGCATCGAGAACTACTCGCGGCACATCGACGGGCGCGCGGCGGGGCACACGCCGTACACGATGCTGGATTACTTCAACGATGATTTCGTGACGTTCATCGACGAGTCGCACGTGACGGTCCCGCAGATCGGCGGGATGGCGAACGGCGACCGGGCGCGTAAGCAGACGCTGGTGGATTACGGCTTCCGCCTGCCGTCGGCGATGGACAACCGCCCGCTGAACTTCGACGAGTTCATGAGCAAGACCGGGCAACTGGTGTTCGTGTCCGCCACGCCCGGCCCGTACGAGCGCGAGCACAGCGACTCGGTCGCCGATCAGATCATCCGCCCGACCGGACTGGTGGACCCGCCCGTGACGGTGCGGCCCATCAACGGGCAGATCGAGGACCTGCTGGGCCGCGTGCGCGAACGCAGCGCCAGGGGCGAACGCACCCTGGTCACGACCCTGACCAAGCGCATGTCCGAGGACCTGACCGAGTACCTGCTGGAGAAGGGCGTCAAGGCGCGCTACATGCACAGCGACATCGACTCGGTGGAACGTCAGGTGATCATCCGCGACCTTCGCCTGGGCCACTACGACGTGCTGGTCGGCATCAACCTGCTGCGCGAGGGCCTGGACCTGCCGGAAGTGTCGCTGGTCGCCATCCTCGACGCCGACAAGCCCGGCTTCCTGCGCTCCGAACGCGCGCTGATCCAGACGATCGGCCGCGCCGCCCGCAACGTGAACGGCGAGGTCATCCTGTACGGCGACTCGGTCACGCCCGCCATGCAGTTCGCGATGGACGAGACCCGCCGCCGCCGCGAGAAGCAGACCGCCTACAACGAGGAGCACGGCATCACACCCACCACCGTCATCAAGGGTGTGCGCAACGTCATCCGCGGCGAGGAGCAACCCGACGAGGTCACCTCCGAGAACGTGGGCACGGACCGCGACGCCCTGACCGCCCAGCTCACGGACTTGGAACTGGACATGTGGCAGGCGTCCGAGGACCTGGACTTTGAGCGGGCCGCCAGCCTGCGCGACCAGATCCGCGCCATCGAGGCCAAGTTGCAGGGCAGGGAGTTCAAGCAGGCGACCGTGCCGGGCCAGAAGGTCCGGTCACGCGGACGGCGCTGAGCGCAGCAGAGAGAGGCGGGCCGCCCCGGAAACGTGGGCGGCCCGCCTCTCTCTGGACGCAGCCTGGATTCAGCGCTTCAGGGTCAGGGTGCAGGTTCCGGCGGGCACGCCGGCCTTGCGGATGGCCTGCACGAGTTCGTCGGCGTTGCGGGGCTCGGCGGTGGCCGCGTCGAGCTTCGTGACGTACGACTGGAGCGTGTCCAGGTCGCCGCTGAGCAGCACGCCGCGCGCCCCGGCGCCCTCGACCATGCCCAGGCACATGTGAATGTCGCTGTCGTCCATCATGCCGGTCAGCATGTCGGCCGCGAGGATCGTGCGGTCCTCGGACTGCCAGTTGAAGACGCCCTTGTCCGCCTTGAAGTCCCAGCCGTCGTCCCACTCGGGGGCCTGGGCGCCGAGTTTCAGTTCGCGGCTGATGCGTTCGCCGCCAGCGGTGGTGCCGGTCATGACCCAGGTCTGGCCGGGGCGGACCAGGGCGTTGGCGGGCAGGGCTTTCGGTGCGCCGAAGGGGGCCACGGCGCGCGGGGCGGCGTTGCCGCTGCCAGCGTGGGCGAGGGGCGTGAGGGTCAGCAGGGCCGCCAGAACGATGTATCGTTTCATGACCCTGAGCGTAGCAACGCGCGCCCCGGCCCGCTGCCTCATTTGACAGACCGGGCCGGGGCGCGGGACACCTTCAGTGCAGGGTGCGTTCCGGCGGGCCGTCGATCTCGTCGCGCTGGCGGGGCAGGATCAGGTTGGCGAGGATGCCGACCAGCGCGGCGAGGGCCATGCCGTGCAGTTCCAGGCTGGTTCCGGCGACCTGGATGGGGAACGCGGCGCCGCCCAGTCCGAGGACCAGGATCAGGGACACGATGATCAGGGTGCGGCTGTGCGCGAAGTCGATCTTCGCCTCGGTCAGGGTGCGGATGCCGACCGAGGCGATCATGCCGAACAGCAGGATGCTCACGCCGCCCAGCACGCCCTGCGGGAGGCTTTTCAGCACGGCGGCGAGTTTCGGGGAGCAGCCGAACAGCACGGCGAACACGGCGCCGATCTGCAGGACGCGCGGGTCGTACACGCGGGTCAGGGCGAGGACGCCGGTGTTCTCGGCGTAGGTGGTGGCGGCGGGTCCGCCGAGCGCGGCGCTGCTCATGTTCGCCAGCCCGTCGGCAAACAGCGTGCGGCTCAGGCCGGGTTTCTCCAGGAAGTTCTTCCCGACGACGCGGCCGTTCACGATGACGTCCCCGACGTGTTCGATGAACGTGACGACTGCGACGGGCGCGATGATCGCCACGGCCCGCCAGTCCAGGGCAGGCGCGTGGAAGTCCGGGAGGCCCAGCAGGGGCGCGGCGGCGATGGCGTCCAGGCCCTCCTGGGTCACCTGCCCGGTCAGCAGGGACACGACGTACCCGGTGACGACCCCGACCAGGATGGGAATCATGCGGAACAGGCCCTTCCCGTAGAGGCTGGCGATGACGGCGGCGCCCAGCGTGACGAGGGCCAGCCACCAGTTCGTTTTCGCCTGGTTCACGGCGACGCTGCTGAGGCCCAGGCCGATCACGATGATGACCGGGCCGGTCACGACGGGCGGGAACACCCGCAGCAGCCGGTCCGTGCCCAGGAGTTTCACGAGTCCGCTGAACAGCAGGTACATGAGTCCGGCGGCGATCAGGCCACCCCCGGCGGCGGCCGGGCCGAACTCCTTGACGACCAGCGCGGTCGGCGCGATGAACGCGAACGAGCTGCCCAGGAAGATCGGCACCTGCCCGCGCGTGAGCAGGTGGAAGATCAGCGTGGCGACGCCCGCGCCGAACAGCGCGACGCTGGGCGACAGGCCCACCAGGATGGGCACCAGGACGGTCGCGCCGAACATGGCAATCGAGTGTTGCAGGCCCAGCACGACGCGGCGGGCAGGATCGTTGACGGTGGATGCGCTCAAGGTGAATTGACCTCCGGGGAAAAAGGGGCAGGGTGACGGGAGCCCGCGCGGCCAGGATGGAAGGCCAGGGTGCGGGCGGGTGTGGGCGTGGGTTGCTCCGGGCGCTCAGGGTAGCGCACACGTCAGGATCAGTCTGGGCGGATGTGGGCAGGGAGCCCGGTCGGGTCAGGGAGTCTGGACGCTCAGCGCGCAGGTTCCCAGGCCGAGTTCCCGCGCGGCCTCCTCCTGCTGCTGCGGGGTGCGGGTGACGTTCAGGACGGCCAGCGCGGCTTCCAGGCGGGCCGGGAGTTCGGTCAGGGTGCCGCTGGCCAGCACGCCGGACACCTCCGGGGCGCTGTTGCGGTCGGCGTTCAGGCGGACGGCGCAGGCCAGACCCAGACCTCCGTCCCGGGCGTCCTGAAGGTCCAGGGCGATCAGCGTTCCGGCCTGCGCGTCCAGCAGCAGGGTGCCCCGGTCGGCGCGGAAGGTGCCGGGGTCGGCGGGGGGTGCGGCGCTGAGGCGCAGGGTCGTCTGGAAGGTCTCGCCGTCGGCGGTGCGGGCGTGCAGGGTCCAGCGTTGCCCCGGCGCGGGCAGCAACCCCAGCGCGGGCAGCAGGGTGGGCAGCGCAGTGGGGAGCGGGGTGGGCAGCGTGCCGGGCGCGGCATGGGCGCCACACAGCAGGCAGAGCAGCAGGGTGGCCGGGCAGCGGAATCGGCGGGGCATGGGTCAGCGTAGCCCCGGCGGGCCGCTGCGCGCTACGCTGGGCGGCATGAATGCCAAGGGTGATCTGATCGCGCGGGCGCTGACGCTGGGACTGGGCGCGCCCACCTTCGAGGCGCACGCGGAGGGCCCCCCGCACGACCGGCGGTTCCGGGTGACGGTCCGCGCGGGCGGGCAGGTGCTCGGCGAGGGAGGCGAGGGGCGCAGCAAACGCGACGCCGAGCGGGCGGCGTCCGAGTCGGCGCTGCGCGTGCTGAGCGGCGACGCGACCCCCGCCGGGCCGCAGCGGGGCGCGGCGGGCCGGGCGGAACGCTGGCCGATCTACGGCGCGGTGCTGGCGGGCGCGCTGGACGCCGCGCTGGAATTCGCGCCCGAGGACGCCACGCTGGACGAGGTGCGCGTCCGGGCCGCGCACCTGTACCGCGACCTGCTGACGGACCTGGGGCACGGCCCGGACGCGCCGGACGCCGATGACCTGCCGCGCGGCGCCCTGGACCCGCAGGAATCGACCCCGGCCGGGGGGCCGCTGTGAGCGGCTGGCCGTGGCGTCCGGCGGGCGTGCTGTTCGACATGGACGGCGTCCTGACCGACAACAATCACTTTCACCGGCAGGCGTGGCAGGAGGTGGCGGCCAGCGTGCTGGGCCTGACCCTCTCCGAGCATGACCTGGACACCAAGGTGGACGGGGGCCGCAACCCGGAGATCATCGAACGCCTGACCGGCACGTACCCGGACGAGGCCCTCGCCACCCGTTTCCATGAAGCCAAGGAGGGCCGTTACCGCGAACTGGCAGCCGGTGCGCTGCGGGAGGTGACGGGCCTGAGTGCGTACCTGGACGCGCTGGAATCACGCGGCATTCCGTTCGCGCTGGTCACGAGCGCCGACCGGGTGAACGTGGAGTTCGGCATGCAGGCGCTGGGGCTGGGGGGTCGTTTCGGGCCGCGCGTGCTGGGCGAGGACGTCACGCACGGCAAACCTCACCCGCAGCCGTTCCTGCTGGGCGCGCAGCGGCTGGGCCTGAACCCGGCCGACTGCCTGGCGCACGAGGACGCCGTGAACGGGGTGCGTAGCGCCGCGGGTGCCGGGTGCCGCGTGGTTGCCCTGACCACCACCGCGCCCGGCGCGGCCCTGCGCGAGGCGGGCGCGGAACGCACCGCGCCGGACTTCACGTCCTGGGCCGACTGGCTGGAGTGAAGGGCGCGCAGGCCGAGGACCGCGCCGCCACGTTCCTGGGCGGGCTGGGGCGGGTGGTGCTGGCCCGCAACTACCGCATTCCCGGCGGCGAGATCGACGTGGTGTCGCGCGAACCGGACGGCACGCTGGTGTTCACGGAGGTCCGGCAGCGCCGCTCGGCGCGTTTCGGCAGTGCCGCCGAGTCGGTCACGCCGCGCAAACTGGCCCTGATGCACCGGGCCGCCCTGACGTACCTGACGCGCGAACTGGGCCGCGATGACCTGCCCTGCCGCCTGGAGGTGCTGACCATCGACGGCAGCGCTGCTGGCGGCGCGCTGAGCGTGCACGCAGTCGAGTGACTACACAGTCGAGTGATCAGGACTCCGGTTGAAGGGCTGACCAGGGCCATTCAATCCGGGCGGATGCGGCCCGCGCTAGAATCCCTGGCATGCGCAGTGATTACCTGTCGGCCGCCCGCGCCCTGCAACTGGGGCGGGAAAGTGCCGTGGAGGGCGACCAGGGGCGGGCGCTGCGGCTGTACCGCGAGGCGCTGGACCTGCTGAGTGTCCTGCCGCCCGAGCGGACGCGGGACGTGCTGCTGGCGCACACGCACCTGGCGTTCTACCAGACGCTGGAACTGCTGGGCGGCCCGGACGGGCAGCGGCACCTGCAACTGGGCGTCAGTTACGCCCGCAGCACCCGTGACCCGCTGGCCCGCGCGATTGCCGAGGAGTGCCTCAGCGGCCTGGACGTGGTGATGTAGCACGCCTCCCCCGGTC from Deinococcus seoulensis encodes the following:
- a CDS encoding TCR/Tet family MFS transporter, which produces MRARPAALIFILLTALIDIIGIGLIIPVLPGLVKELAGSEVAGARTIGLLTAAYAVMQFVFAPILGVLSDRFGRRPVLLFALTGMGLDYLLLAFAPNLAWLFLGRILAGITGASLTVANAYIADVSPPEDRAKNFGLLGATFGVGFILGPALGGLLGEYGLRVPFMVAAALTGLNVLYGLFVLPESLPVSARGKAMRRGDLNPLLPLKALGEYPILRALALTFVLLGLAGQVIFSTWVLYTERVLTWTPGQNGVALAFFGLLTAAVQGGLIGPFIARFGDRRTIMTGLVSSVLEFLVLSVARSGALLYASLVVGALGGLANPAIQGLISRQVGESEQGRVQGAITSLNSLVAVVGPVLATSVYAYGLTHDFPGAAFLMGALLSVAGTVLILGVLRGMPDTGRPPQG
- the uvrB gene encoding excinuclease ABC subunit UvrB, whose amino-acid sequence is MLKVQSSYTPAGDQPTAIRSLVDGLDSGLRFQTLLGATGTGKSVAWHEPVTVEIAGQVRRLPIGELIDDLFGSPAQDEDSLELPPPDPMRVLAWNAADGAVAWRTVTALTRHGAPERLHRLVTGCGREVTVTADHSVWVLRGGHVQLVAGDDVRPGDALPVPRRVPQPDGTVTHLDTLALLDGTPFHVAVPYTPDRDPEWRALVRGHHARPDGKLHALRHGKRGGGLSVTAARAAVSQGLAVAAEARVSARSVSVAGQLSLTPALALLLGQYVAEGHAAPGCALISVRDADVQAQLTAALHELEAGHFRRADGDFVLSGRVWREVLARLMGERSSEKHLPVNFAAFPDAFLAGVLRAYFEGDGGVDGGAVTAVTNSARLAGELAEALLRFGVWARLREVQKRRPDGTLGTYHKVTVSGAQNLRSFQEGVGFLSARKRAALADLLERTGEGNTNVDVVPGVGGRLLAERERAGLSQRQVAQAAGCTRTMVSAVECGVRAPSAALFGRLCEALNVTDTAFTGLADVHWSPVETNETVAPRTAFVYDFSVDGFETFLTGRGGLFVHNTYSVAKVIEETQRPALIMAPNKILTAQLASEFREFFPDAAVEFFISYYDYYQPEAYVPGKDLFIEKDASVNQEIERLRHSTTRSLLTRRDTIVVASVSCIYGLGDPKEYTALNLILKKGGQVSRDEILGRLVNMQYERNDIEMMPGRFRAKGEMIEVWPAYDEQPLRIELWGDDVERITVVHPLTGDRLAELDATVVYPAKHYVSSAGNIERAIVTIQQELDERLEYFRSTGKLLEAQRLKERTLYDLEMLKVLGYCSGIENYSRHIDGRAAGHTPYTMLDYFNDDFVTFIDESHVTVPQIGGMANGDRARKQTLVDYGFRLPSAMDNRPLNFDEFMSKTGQLVFVSATPGPYEREHSDSVADQIIRPTGLVDPPVTVRPINGQIEDLLGRVRERSARGERTLVTTLTKRMSEDLTEYLLEKGVKARYMHSDIDSVERQVIIRDLRLGHYDVLVGINLLREGLDLPEVSLVAILDADKPGFLRSERALIQTIGRAARNVNGEVILYGDSVTPAMQFAMDETRRRREKQTAYNEEHGITPTTVIKGVRNVIRGEEQPDEVTSENVGTDRDALTAQLTDLELDMWQASEDLDFERAASLRDQIRAIEAKLQGREFKQATVPGQKVRSRGRR
- a CDS encoding YraN family protein, producing MKGAQAEDRAATFLGGLGRVVLARNYRIPGGEIDVVSREPDGTLVFTEVRQRRSARFGSAAESVTPRKLALMHRAALTYLTRELGRDDLPCRLEVLTIDGSAAGGALSVHAVE
- a CDS encoding uracil-xanthine permease family protein; this encodes MSASTVNDPARRVVLGLQHSIAMFGATVLVPILVGLSPSVALFGAGVATLIFHLLTRGQVPIFLGSSFAFIAPTALVVKEFGPAAAGGGLIAAGLMYLLFSGLVKLLGTDRLLRVFPPVVTGPVIIVIGLGLSSVAVNQAKTNWWLALVTLGAAVIASLYGKGLFRMIPILVGVVTGYVVSLLTGQVTQEGLDAIAAAPLLGLPDFHAPALDWRAVAIIAPVAVVTFIEHVGDVIVNGRVVGKNFLEKPGLSRTLFADGLANMSSAALGGPAATTYAENTGVLALTRVYDPRVLQIGAVFAVLFGCSPKLAAVLKSLPQGVLGGVSILLFGMIASVGIRTLTEAKIDFAHSRTLIIVSLILVLGLGGAAFPIQVAGTSLELHGMALAALVGILANLILPRQRDEIDGPPERTLH
- a CDS encoding HAD family hydrolase, with product MSGWPWRPAGVLFDMDGVLTDNNHFHRQAWQEVAASVLGLTLSEHDLDTKVDGGRNPEIIERLTGTYPDEALATRFHEAKEGRYRELAAGALREVTGLSAYLDALESRGIPFALVTSADRVNVEFGMQALGLGGRFGPRVLGEDVTHGKPHPQPFLLGAQRLGLNPADCLAHEDAVNGVRSAAGAGCRVVALTTTAPGAALREAGAERTAPDFTSWADWLE
- a CDS encoding putative dsRNA-binding protein, whose protein sequence is MNAKGDLIARALTLGLGAPTFEAHAEGPPHDRRFRVTVRAGGQVLGEGGEGRSKRDAERAASESALRVLSGDATPAGPQRGAAGRAERWPIYGAVLAGALDAALEFAPEDATLDEVRVRAAHLYRDLLTDLGHGPDAPDADDLPRGALDPQESTPAGGPL